One genomic segment of Erysipelotrichaceae bacterium 66202529 includes these proteins:
- a CDS encoding amidohydrolase: MLERIRTFRRDLHQIPELELNLPKTQAYIQEALRELPCTVSSPIPSSVVAFFDAGRADSIAFRSDMDALPVTEATGRSFASRHEGCMHACGHDGHMAMLLEFAHQLSTYYKELPHNVVLIFQPGEETPGGAEPMCKSGIFEQYRIRRIFGFHVWPMLDKGVIATRKNEFMARSSEVNIDITGKSAHAAKYKEGIDAMEIAARYLLDLYKMEKEELSPETYRLLRFGLLKSGTVRNVVANHARLEGTLRAFQDETYQYMKQHMFELAKTYEEQGAGFTFDINSGYPAVMNDAALVDQVCSMDPDIVLLEEPEMISEDFAHYQRKVPGVFFFLGTGTGIALHAHDFDFDEEVLLSGVAQYCKLSKMNFFE; this comes from the coding sequence ATGTTGGAAAGAATAAGGACATTTCGCAGAGATTTGCATCAGATTCCGGAACTGGAATTAAACCTGCCAAAAACACAGGCGTATATACAAGAGGCTCTCAGGGAGCTTCCCTGTACAGTAAGCTCACCAATTCCAAGCAGTGTGGTTGCTTTTTTTGATGCGGGAAGGGCAGATAGTATAGCATTTCGCAGTGATATGGATGCATTGCCGGTTACTGAGGCTACTGGAAGATCTTTTGCTTCCCGTCATGAGGGCTGTATGCATGCCTGCGGACATGACGGACATATGGCGATGCTGCTGGAATTTGCACATCAGCTGTCTACCTATTATAAGGAGCTTCCGCATAACGTGGTTCTCATTTTTCAGCCGGGAGAGGAAACCCCGGGTGGTGCAGAACCGATGTGTAAAAGCGGTATATTTGAACAGTATCGTATCAGGCGTATTTTCGGCTTTCATGTATGGCCGATGCTGGATAAAGGAGTCATTGCAACACGCAAAAATGAATTTATGGCCCGTTCCAGTGAGGTAAACATTGACATTACAGGCAAGAGTGCACATGCGGCTAAGTATAAGGAAGGCATTGATGCCATGGAAATCGCGGCGCGCTATTTGCTTGATTTGTATAAAATGGAAAAGGAAGAGCTGTCACCAGAAACCTACCGGCTGTTGCGTTTCGGACTGTTAAAAAGTGGAACTGTACGCAATGTAGTGGCGAATCATGCACGACTGGAGGGAACACTGCGCGCCTTTCAGGATGAAACCTATCAGTATATGAAGCAGCATATGTTTGAGCTTGCGAAGACCTACGAGGAGCAGGGAGCAGGCTTTACCTTTGATATCAATAGCGGCTATCCGGCTGTTATGAATGATGCTGCGCTGGTGGATCAGGTGTGTAGCATGGATCCGGATATCGTATTGCTGGAGGAACCGGAAATGATTTCCGAGGATTTTGCGCATTATCAGCGAAAGGTTCCCGGTGTATTCTTTTTCCTTGGGACAGGGACGGGAATTGCTTTGCATGCGCATGACTTTGATTTTGACGAAGAAGTCCTGTTGTCCGGTGTTGCACAGTATTGCAAGCTAAGCAAAATGAATTTCTTTGAGTAA
- the lysA gene encoding diaminopimelate decarboxylase, translating into MSKKVLEISGVSVEQLANACGTPLYVYDENKITQKMSQFHELFQSEDFETEVLYASKAFSCKAIVQMAAIHGLCLDVVSGGELYTAMQAGFPMDKIYFHGNNKTWDELIMALEAGVGCIVVDNAMECELLVKAAARVGTAVRTLIRVNPGVEAHTHKYIVTAHLDSKFGISISRMEDIRDMIHTLTSIPNITFEGFHSHIGSQIFDKEAYVAEIQTLMKFVDDMQKRYGIKTTALNLGGGFAAYYTSEDHPIPLQEVCQTILNTCKWERERYHLPIRKLMIEPGRSIVAEAGSTLYRIGYQKQTENKKYIFVDGGMSDNIRPALYQAAYACDIANRMDEEKSETVTVAGKCCESGDILVENALLPHAQTNDLLILYTTGAYGYSMASNYNRLGRPAVVFVKDGKVRYVVKRETYEDMCKLECDEEIKV; encoded by the coding sequence ATGAGTAAAAAGGTATTGGAAATTTCGGGAGTTTCCGTGGAACAACTGGCAAATGCGTGCGGTACTCCGTTATATGTGTATGATGAAAATAAAATCACACAAAAAATGAGTCAGTTTCATGAGCTGTTTCAGAGTGAGGATTTTGAAACTGAGGTATTGTATGCCTCTAAGGCATTTTCCTGCAAGGCAATCGTTCAAATGGCTGCCATACATGGGCTTTGTCTGGATGTCGTCAGTGGTGGTGAGTTGTATACTGCCATGCAGGCAGGCTTTCCCATGGATAAAATTTATTTCCACGGAAATAACAAAACCTGGGATGAGCTGATCATGGCGCTGGAGGCCGGTGTTGGCTGTATCGTGGTGGATAATGCAATGGAGTGTGAGCTGCTGGTAAAAGCTGCCGCCAGAGTAGGCACAGCAGTGCGTACTCTGATCCGGGTAAATCCGGGGGTGGAAGCCCATACGCATAAATATATCGTCACCGCCCATCTGGATAGCAAATTTGGGATTTCCATCAGCCGTATGGAGGATATCCGGGATATGATCCATACCCTGACCAGTATTCCGAATATCACCTTTGAAGGCTTTCATTCCCATATCGGGTCGCAGATATTTGATAAAGAGGCATATGTCGCTGAAATTCAGACTCTGATGAAATTTGTGGATGATATGCAGAAGCGCTACGGCATCAAAACGACTGCCCTGAACCTGGGAGGCGGCTTTGCGGCCTACTATACAAGTGAGGATCATCCGATTCCACTGCAGGAGGTTTGTCAGACAATTCTGAATACATGCAAATGGGAACGGGAACGATACCATCTGCCGATTCGTAAGCTAATGATTGAGCCGGGACGAAGCATTGTGGCAGAGGCAGGCTCCACCCTGTATCGCATCGGATATCAGAAGCAGACGGAAAACAAAAAATATATTTTCGTGGACGGCGGTATGTCGGATAACATCCGCCCTGCACTCTATCAGGCTGCCTATGCCTGTGATATCGCAAACCGCATGGATGAGGAAAAAAGCGAAACGGTCACGGTTGCCGGTAAGTGCTGTGAATCAGGAGATATCCTGGTGGAAAATGCTTTACTGCCGCACGCACAGACGAATGATCTGCTCATCCTGTATACCACCGGTGCCTATGGCTACAGCATGGCAAGCAATTACAACCGTCTTGGCAGACCGGCAGTCGTGTTTGTAAAGGATGGAAAGGTGCGCTATGTAGTAAAACGCGAAACGTATGAGGATATGTGCAAGCTGGAATGTGATGAGGAAATTAAAGTATGA